The following are from one region of the Platichthys flesus chromosome 2, fPlaFle2.1, whole genome shotgun sequence genome:
- the pde12 gene encoding 2',5'-phosphodiesterase 12 produces MLNRIPAALALFPRRLLLSSPKYLTRACHRLLGTMEPAVVRCLPGEPKLTISFTLDGSKKQMLRDQDEPLAKALARISNGFAKGLGKAKKTKKRKSQQPSEAPQPAAVVKLFFGGDEVPDTELNSEAWRDGAVLQVGDLQYSVHRNSPTFTTAELPVSLLAEFPVCPKLEVEFGDLQECEFTWFKETRLDTSSEVPGEVEGQVPSWTQVGCGRVHIPSNKDIGCRLKLRCTPKDGSRSGLAKELVSVGAVEAGPGMCTFDDRHAYTVKEAEWPTMRVVSYNILADVYAQTELSKTVLYPYCAPYALQLDYRQNLVKKELAGYNADIICLQEVDPEVFEDSLIPALDAFGLDGVFKLKERQHEGLSTFYRRSKFRLLSRHDIMLSEALTSDPIHSELLERVSANSDLTLEDRILKRSTSLQVSILEDLKTPGRKVCVANTHLYWHPKGGNVRLVQMGVALKHLSHVIREVAPGAPLVFCGDFNSTPSSGVFQLLTEVVVPQQHADWSSSGPEESCSMELLSGFPPLLSACGQPAYTNYVGGFQGCLDYIFIQPDSMQVEQMIPLPSHQEVTTYKALPSVAHPSDHIALVCDLRWSP; encoded by the exons ATGTTGAACCGCATCCCCGCTGCCCTCGCTCTGTTCCCCCGCcgcctgctgctctcctccccgAAGTACCTGACCCGAGCCTGCCACCGCCTCCTCGGCACGATGGAGCCCGCCGTGGTGAGGTGTCTCCCCGGGGAACCCAAACTCACCATCTCCTTCACCCTGGACGGCAGCAAGAAGCAGATGCTGCGGGACCAGGACGAGCCGCTGGCGAAGGCCCTGGCCCGGATCTCCAACGGCTTCGCCAAGGGCCTGGGGAAGGCGAAGAAGACCAAAAAGCGCAAGTCGCAGCAGCCGAGCGAAGCCCCGCAGCCCGCCGCCGTGGTGAAGCTGTTCTTCGGGGGGGACGAGGTGCCCGACACGGAGCTGAACTCGGAGGCCTGGCGGGACGGAGCCGTGCTGCAGGTGGGAGACCTTCAGTACTcggtgcacaggaactcacccACCTTCACCACCGCCGAGCTCCCGGTGTCTCTGCTGGCCGAGTTCCCCGTGTGCCCCAAACTGGAGGTTGAGTTCGGGGACCTGCAAGAGTGTGAGTTCACCTGGTTCAAAGAAACACGCCTAGACACCAG CTCTGAAGTTCCTGGGGAGGTCGAAGGTCAGGTTCCAAGCTGGACCCAGGTGGGATGTGGGCGAGTCCACATCCCGTCCAACAAGGACATTGGCTGCAGACTCAAACTGCGCTGCACACCCAAGGATGGAAGTCGCAGTGGCTTGGCCAAGGAGCTGGTCTCTGTGGGAGCCGTGGAGGCCGGACCAGGCATGTGCACGTTTGACGACAGACATGCCTACACTGTCAAAGAGGCCGAGTGGCCCACTATGAGGGTGGTGTCCTACAACATCCTTGCAGATGTCTACGCCCAGACAGAGCTGTCCAAGACGGTGCTCTACCCGTACTGTGCCCCGTACGCTCTGCAGCTGGACTACAGACAGAACCTGGTCAAGAAGGAGCTGGCTGGATACAACGCTGACATCATCTGTCTGCAGGAGGTCGACCCAG AGGTGTTTGAGGACAGTCTGATTCCGGCTCTTGATGCCTTTGGTCTGGACGGAGTTTTCAAGCTGAAGGAGAGGCAGCATGAAGGACTGAGCACCTTCTACCGCAG gtcCAAGTTCCGGCTGCTGAGTCGTCATGACATCATGCTGAGTGAGgcgttgacctctgaccccatccactctgagctgctggagagggTTTCTGCAAACAGCGACCTGACCCTGGAGGACAGAATACTGAAGAGATCCACTTCGCTGCAG GTCAGTATACTCGAGGACCTGAAGACACCAGGCCGGAAGGTGTGTGTGGCCAACACTCACCTGTACTGGCACCCCAAAG GAGGGAACGTTCGCTTGGTCCAGATGGGCGTCGCACTCAAACACCTGAGTCATGTGATCCGTGAGGTCGCACCGGGAGCTCCTTTAGTCTTCTGTGGAGACTTTAACTCCACCCCTTCCTCAG GTGTGTTCCAGCTGCTCACTGAGGTGGTGGTTCCTCAGCAGCATGCAGACTGGAGCAGCTCAGGCCCGGAGGAGTCCTGCAGCATGGAGCTGCTCTCTGGTTTCCCCCCGCTGCTGAGCGCCTGCGGCCAGCCGGCCTACACCAACTATGTTGGAGGATTTCAAGGCTGCCTGGATTACATCTTCATACAGCCCGACAGCATGCAG GTGGAGCAGATGATTCCTTTGCCCAGTCACCAGGAGGTCACAACCTATAAGGCTCTGCCCAGTGTGGCTCACCCGTCTGACCACATCGCCCTTGTGTGTGACCTGCGCTGGAgtccctga
- the rps23 gene encoding 40S ribosomal protein S23 has translation MGKCRGLRTARKLRNHRREQKWHDKQYKKAHLGTALKANPFGGASHAKGIVLEKVGVEAKQPNSAIRKCVRVQLIKNGKKITAFVPNDGCLNFIEENDEVLVAGFGRKGHAVGDIPGVRFKVVKVANVSLLALYKGKKERPRS, from the exons ATGG GAAAGTGTCGTGGTCTGCGTACTGCCAGGAAGCTCCGTAACCACCGTCGTGAGCAGAAATGGCACGATAAACAGTACAAGAAGGCCCATCTGGGCACAGCCCTGAAGGCCAACCCCTTCGGAGGAGCCTCTCACGCCAAAGGCATCGTACTTGAGAAAGT aggagTGGAGGCTAAGCAGCCCAACTCTGCCATCAGGAAATGTGTGAGGGTGCAGCTCATCAAGAACGGAAAGAAGATCACCGCCTTCGTCCCCAACGATGGTTGCCTCAACTTCATTGAG GAGAACGATGAGGTTCTGGTGGCAGGATTCGGACGTAAAGGTCACGCTGTGGGTGATATTCCCGGTGTCCGTTTCAAGGTGGTCAAGGTTGCCAACGTGTCCCTGCTGGCTCTCTACAAAGGCAAGAAGGAGAGGCCCAGGTCATAG
- the atp6ap1la gene encoding ATPase H+ transporting accessory protein 1 like a, with amino-acid sequence MATPWKHCSILLLSLLLHLQPSTCLDRPPADRAAVAPIHDEGVTLSDGGMWMEDTEQTIRQMLQSPEAPQRKLLQVRGAALPFPPLKVFSDGEPCVLFQARRLSLRLEKQKQLDLTERAFSPQKPVDTSQSVCSRDKATLLMRFGDVEDLRGLSIRLQLSNTFYESSGQWWFSVDSVSLLYNTSEEAVFNASEVYAPASSSFHCLHVSNLQRHSALLLPSTDHARRWTITFTDFQIQAFNVTSGKFSPASDCATFLTPAILMGLVTSLILLLVLAYALHMVIHLKHIEHEDEHKADVYYPQTPEQPEHCYVENMAEKNIL; translated from the exons ATGGCTACGCCgtggaaacactgcagcatcctcctcctctctctcctcctccatctgcagcCGTCTACCTGCCTCGACCGGCCGCCTGCTGACAG agCTGCTGTCGCTCCAATCCATG atgAGGGAGTCACACTGAGTGATGGAGGGATGTGGATGGAGGACACAGAGCAAACAATCAGGCAAATGCTGCAG TCTCCAGAGGCTCCACAGAGGAAGTTACTTCAGGTTCGAGGAGCTGCTCTACCCTTCCCTCCCCTCAAG GTGTTTTCTGACGGGGAGCCGTGCGTCCTGTTCCAGGCCAGGAGACTGTCTCTGCGCCTCgagaagcagaagcagctggACCTGACGGAGCGAGCGTTCTCTCCTCAGAAACCTGTGGACACCAGCCAGTCTGTCTGCAGCCGAGACAAGGCAAC GTTGCTCATGAGGTTTGGAGACGTGGAGGATTTGAGAGGCCTTTCAATCAG ACTGCAGCTGTCCAACACCTTCTACGAGTCGTCCGGTCAGTGGTGGTTCTCCGTGGACAGCGTCTCTCTGCTCTACAACACGTCTGAGGAAGCTGTGTTCAATGCCAGCGAGGTGTACgctccggcctcctcctccttccactgcCTCCATGTCAGCAACCTGCAACGCCACAGCGCCCTGCTGCTGCCCAGCACCGACCACGCCCGCCGCTGGACCATCACCTTCACCGACTTCCAG ATTCAGGCCTTCAACGTCACCTCCGGTAAGTTTTCTCCCGCAAGCGACTGCGCCACCTTCCTGACGCCAGCCATCCTGATGGGCCTCGTCACCTccctcatcctgctgctggtccTGGCCTACGCCCTGCACATGGTCATCCACCTGAAGCACATCGAGCACGAGGACGAGCACAAGGCCGACGTCTACTACCCACAAACCCCTGAGCAGCCTGAACACTGCTATGTGGAAAACATGGCAGAGAAAAATATCCTGTAG